The following are encoded in a window of Roseimaritima ulvae genomic DNA:
- a CDS encoding DUF2200 domain-containing protein encodes MTTTKAHDERISKLTFASVYPHYVAKVEKKGRSVEELQEVITWLTGFNAKDLQRLIKDNATFEQFFAEATINPNASQITGSICGYRIEDIETPLTKQVRYLDKLVDELAKGRKMEKILRTPT; translated from the coding sequence ATGACGACGACCAAAGCCCATGACGAGCGGATTTCGAAGCTGACGTTTGCTTCGGTGTATCCGCACTATGTTGCAAAGGTCGAGAAGAAGGGGCGAAGCGTCGAGGAGCTGCAGGAGGTGATTACTTGGCTGACGGGTTTTAACGCAAAGGATCTGCAGCGACTGATCAAAGACAACGCCACGTTCGAGCAATTCTTTGCAGAGGCCACCATCAATCCGAACGCGAGCCAGATCACCGGTTCGATATGTGGCTATCGCATTGAAGATATTGAAACACCCTTGACCAAACAGGTCCGCTACTTGGACAAGTTGGTCGACGAGTTAGCAAAGGGACGCAAAATGGAAAAGATTCTGCGGACGCCCACATAA
- a CDS encoding DUF1559 family PulG-like putative transporter produces the protein MDTQANDIDVAAQDSPDGINTKVLFALLAFFAVCALFLVWQYNFSDAAIAVSKAEARMECSKRMKAIANAIEAYKDDHGSFPPAFTQSEAGEPLHSWRTLILPYLGEQDLYDRIDLSQSWDSDVNRLARETVVEAYRCPLDGDSRTQTRYYAVLSINGVMKGVDATTPEEVVDGLDSTIAFVEGQSSKAVAWIEPNDLSLSEFLDFDWETEMSHHIGGTHVAMCDGSIMFITDSITQEMLRSLFSASGGEPVDLGW, from the coding sequence TTGGACACACAAGCGAACGACATTGACGTCGCTGCACAAGATTCGCCAGACGGCATCAATACCAAAGTTCTCTTCGCCTTGCTTGCGTTTTTCGCGGTTTGTGCTCTCTTCCTTGTTTGGCAGTACAACTTTTCTGACGCAGCGATTGCGGTGTCGAAGGCCGAGGCACGCATGGAATGCAGCAAAAGAATGAAAGCGATCGCGAATGCTATCGAAGCGTACAAAGACGACCATGGTTCATTCCCACCAGCGTTCACACAATCCGAAGCAGGGGAGCCGCTTCACAGTTGGCGAACTCTGATCCTGCCCTATCTTGGGGAGCAGGACCTGTACGATCGCATTGATCTATCTCAGTCATGGGACAGCGACGTAAATCGCTTAGCTCGTGAAACCGTGGTCGAGGCCTATCGCTGCCCGCTAGATGGAGATTCAAGGACCCAGACGAGATACTATGCTGTCCTATCGATCAATGGCGTCATGAAAGGAGTTGATGCAACAACGCCGGAAGAAGTCGTTGATGGACTCGACTCAACAATTGCTTTCGTCGAGGGGCAGTCTAGCAAGGCAGTTGCATGGATAGAGCCAAATGACCTATCGCTAAGCGAGTTTCTGGATTTCGACTGGGAAACCGAGATGTCGCATCATATCGGCGGAACGCATGTTGCAATGTGCGATGGATCAATCATGTTCATTACAGACTCGATCACGCAGGAGATGCTGCGATCGTTGTTCTCCGCCTCAGGGGGCGAACCGGTCGACCTAGGCTGGTAG
- a CDS encoding tetratricopeptide repeat protein, protein MIPETDISKQDAIAALSEFRSAHRLISALQKQTMHRWSKQEFDESIGYTDDELSDYRSAREHLLRSLELNPFNPTVHWLLANAYGEIDDDTSMLMDFYNSSLELDPDDDDVLVARMGMHMKAGRLNEAEQDLIHLERLGSYHAEPMAKHLQAAKDNGEPDDARESPS, encoded by the coding sequence TTGATTCCTGAAACAGACATCTCGAAGCAGGACGCCATCGCCGCGCTTTCAGAATTTCGGTCCGCGCATAGATTGATTTCCGCACTTCAGAAACAGACTATGCATCGATGGTCGAAACAGGAATTCGATGAGTCGATCGGATACACTGATGATGAGCTTTCCGATTACAGGAGTGCGCGTGAGCACCTGCTACGATCACTCGAGCTCAATCCGTTCAATCCGACCGTTCATTGGCTGCTGGCGAACGCCTACGGCGAGATTGATGATGATACTTCCATGCTGATGGACTTCTACAATTCCTCACTCGAACTTGACCCCGACGACGATGACGTACTGGTCGCCAGAATGGGAATGCACATGAAAGCTGGACGGTTGAATGAGGCAGAACAAGATTTGATCCATCTGGAACGGCTTGGATCGTATCATGCGGAACCCATGGCCAAACACTTACAAGCGGCCAAGGACAATGGCGAACCAGACGATGCACGTGAGTCGCCGAGTTGA
- a CDS encoding formyltransferase family protein: MRITILTSYEGISALALKRWLPELQTHELSVFYTRKGKANAPAGLQALADYDVAVLRQNQAVFDDLGAALLNDVNGNGFDAFAATAPDLVLSLRHMSILKKRVIEVPRSGVHNLHSGQLPAYRGVMATFWAMSNGEQQIASTLHWIDDDQIDRGSIVSSESIEVDYAVSYYENLQRLYTVGFRQIVTAVDAIATGTIPSGQPTTGGGAYYTWPTQRQLNDFPIALFPGESKSD; this comes from the coding sequence ATGCGGATTACGATTCTGACCAGTTACGAAGGGATCTCGGCGCTTGCGCTGAAGCGTTGGCTTCCCGAGCTTCAAACACACGAGCTGTCGGTGTTTTACACCCGCAAGGGCAAAGCAAATGCCCCGGCTGGACTGCAAGCTCTGGCCGACTACGACGTGGCCGTGTTGAGGCAAAATCAGGCGGTTTTTGACGACCTGGGAGCTGCGTTGCTGAACGATGTGAACGGCAACGGGTTTGACGCCTTTGCTGCGACCGCGCCGGATCTGGTGCTCAGCCTCCGGCATATGAGTATTCTCAAAAAACGCGTTATCGAAGTGCCTCGCTCGGGGGTGCATAATTTGCACAGCGGGCAACTGCCGGCTTACCGCGGGGTGATGGCCACCTTCTGGGCGATGAGCAACGGCGAGCAGCAGATCGCCAGCACGTTGCACTGGATCGACGACGACCAGATCGACCGCGGTTCGATCGTTTCCAGCGAGTCGATTGAAGTGGACTATGCGGTGTCGTATTATGAAAACCTGCAGCGGCTATACACCGTGGGCTTTCGTCAGATCGTCACCGCTGTGGACGCCATCGCTACAGGCACGATTCCGAGCGGACAACCGACGACCGGTGGCGGAGCGTATTACACTTGGCCAACGCAAAGGCAGTTGAATGATTTTCCCATTGCCTTGTTTCCCGGTGAAAGCAAGTCCGACTAG
- a CDS encoding IS110 family RNA-guided transposase: MLYLGIDQHAKQLTISLRNDAGDIVLKRQVSTEPKRCAEFFAKLRDKAGDEGFIAILEVCGFNDWLLKFLPTVGCTQTILIQPTKKLKVKTDKRDAHALSELLWVNQHRLRAGEPVRGVRQVILPSKHHAESQRITLLRKDAGRMRTRATNRIKNILRKHNLQWQMPTKTFPSVRAVAWLKTVELPPCERAEMDWHLDELERWTTRMNDLEVQIIERSKDDPVVTRLRTIPGCAHYSALSLVCRVGDPHRFPKGKSLAHYWGLTPGVNDSGEGTGRRGRITKAGSTMARWVLAQITLHCLRRDPVLKAWYKPIRNRRGSKIARVAVMRKLAVIIRNMMVHEQTYSECRDAMLARRKRQVAIHKQTA; encoded by the coding sequence ATGTTGTACCTCGGAATCGACCAGCACGCAAAGCAACTCACCATTTCTCTTCGCAACGATGCCGGCGACATCGTTCTCAAGCGGCAGGTATCCACCGAGCCCAAGCGATGCGCAGAATTCTTTGCCAAGCTGCGAGACAAGGCTGGCGACGAAGGCTTCATCGCCATCCTCGAAGTCTGCGGCTTCAACGATTGGCTCCTCAAGTTCCTACCCACCGTTGGCTGCACTCAAACCATCCTCATCCAGCCCACCAAAAAGCTAAAGGTCAAAACAGACAAACGGGATGCCCACGCGCTCTCAGAGCTACTTTGGGTCAACCAACATCGCCTGCGAGCTGGAGAGCCCGTTCGTGGTGTCCGTCAGGTCATCTTGCCATCCAAACACCATGCCGAAAGTCAACGGATCACGCTATTGCGCAAAGACGCTGGACGAATGCGAACGCGAGCAACCAACCGCATCAAGAACATCCTTCGCAAGCACAACCTCCAGTGGCAGATGCCGACCAAGACCTTCCCTAGCGTCCGTGCGGTCGCCTGGCTGAAGACTGTCGAGCTACCGCCCTGCGAACGCGCCGAGATGGACTGGCACCTCGATGAACTGGAGCGATGGACAACGCGAATGAATGACCTCGAAGTCCAAATCATCGAACGGTCAAAAGACGATCCCGTGGTCACACGCCTCCGCACGATACCCGGCTGTGCACACTATAGTGCGTTGTCTCTGGTGTGCCGGGTCGGCGATCCCCATCGGTTCCCCAAGGGCAAGAGCTTAGCTCACTACTGGGGCCTGACACCGGGCGTCAACGACAGCGGCGAAGGTACGGGACGACGTGGACGCATCACTAAAGCCGGAAGCACAATGGCACGTTGGGTGTTGGCCCAAATTACGCTGCACTGCCTGCGACGCGATCCAGTGCTGAAGGCTTGGTACAAACCAATCCGCAACCGCCGCGGCAGCAAGATCGCACGTGTCGCGGTGATGCGAAAACTGGCGGTGATCATACGCAACATGATGGTCCACGAGCAGACTTACTCCGAGTGCCGCGATGCCATGTTGGCTCGGCGAAAACGCCAAGTTGCGATCCACAAACAAACAGCCTAG
- a CDS encoding IS256 family transposase, translated as MNQSKTDRQGVPVDQQFDPEVISFRAQFDQKSPLDEIVREGARRMLQSAIDAEVEAFIARHAERTDEQGRRLVVKNGALPEREILTGAGSIPVRQGRVRDNDPDRNRRVTFSPSVLPSYLRKTAAIEELIPWLFLKGISTGDFGEALQALVGERAAGLSANVVCRLKEQWCSAYDDWSKRSLAGKHYVYVWADGIYAKVRLEDDANKKQCLLVLLGATADGKKELIAVLDGYRESEQSWSELLIDLKQRELKMAPKVAVGDGALGFWAALRKVFPDTREQRCWVHKTANVLNKMPKSVQPKAKGDLHEIWQAETKVDADKAFDAFIEKYGAKYSQACDCLQKDRDVLLTFYDFPAEHWSHLRTTNPIESTFATIRLRHRKTKGNGTRRASLAMMFKLADSASKKRRRLNCHEKITLVIEGRTFKEGILQDEIAA; from the coding sequence ATGAACCAGAGTAAAACAGATCGGCAAGGCGTGCCAGTGGACCAGCAATTCGATCCCGAAGTGATTTCCTTTCGGGCTCAATTCGACCAAAAGAGTCCGCTCGACGAGATCGTCCGTGAGGGTGCCAGACGCATGCTGCAATCGGCCATTGATGCCGAAGTGGAAGCGTTCATTGCCAGGCACGCCGAACGCACTGACGAGCAGGGACGCCGCCTGGTGGTCAAAAATGGAGCGCTCCCTGAACGCGAGATCCTCACCGGTGCCGGATCGATCCCGGTCAGGCAAGGCAGAGTCCGGGACAACGATCCCGATCGCAATCGCCGCGTAACGTTCTCGCCAAGCGTATTGCCAAGTTATTTGCGGAAGACGGCTGCGATCGAGGAATTGATTCCTTGGCTGTTCCTCAAAGGGATTTCTACAGGCGATTTCGGTGAGGCCCTCCAGGCACTTGTCGGCGAGCGTGCGGCGGGATTGAGCGCCAATGTGGTCTGTCGTCTCAAAGAGCAGTGGTGCAGTGCGTACGACGACTGGAGCAAACGTAGCCTAGCCGGAAAACACTACGTTTACGTCTGGGCCGACGGCATCTACGCCAAGGTTCGGCTCGAAGACGACGCGAACAAAAAGCAATGTTTACTTGTCTTGCTGGGCGCCACCGCCGACGGCAAGAAAGAGCTCATCGCGGTGCTCGACGGCTACCGCGAGAGCGAGCAAAGTTGGAGCGAACTGCTGATTGATTTAAAGCAACGTGAGCTGAAGATGGCTCCCAAGGTGGCTGTCGGTGACGGTGCCCTGGGGTTCTGGGCAGCCCTCCGCAAAGTGTTTCCTGATACTCGCGAACAGCGCTGCTGGGTTCATAAGACGGCGAACGTCCTGAACAAGATGCCCAAGAGTGTTCAACCGAAAGCCAAGGGGGATCTCCACGAGATCTGGCAAGCAGAGACGAAGGTGGACGCCGATAAGGCCTTTGATGCGTTCATTGAGAAATATGGAGCCAAGTACAGCCAGGCTTGCGATTGCCTGCAGAAAGACCGCGACGTGTTGCTGACATTTTATGACTTCCCGGCGGAGCACTGGAGTCACTTGCGAACGACCAACCCAATCGAGTCAACCTTCGCTACGATTCGACTTCGTCATCGCAAGACCAAAGGCAATGGCACCCGGCGTGCAAGCCTGGCGATGATGTTCAAGCTTGCCGATTCCGCCTCCAAGAAACGGAGACGTTTGAACTGCCACGAAAAGATCACTCTCGTCATCGAAGGACGTACCTTCAAAGAAGGAATTCTTCAGGATGAAATCGCCGCCTAG